A genomic segment from Estrella lausannensis encodes:
- a CDS encoding anti-sigma factor antagonist (This anti-anti-sigma factor, or anti-sigma factor antagonist, belongs to a family that includes characterized members SpoIIAA, RsbV, RsfA, and RsfB.), with protein sequence MELVYVKQNGVYIVLIGKESLDAKEAPEFKQKVLDLIAKEDCRKAVIDLSKLKFIDSSGLGSILGISRSLQHRGGSLKLACMSPTVKGMFELVSMHKIFEIYKSVDEAVKSFQEHVHKS encoded by the coding sequence TTGGAGTTGGTCTACGTAAAACAAAACGGCGTTTACATAGTGCTCATAGGTAAGGAAAGTCTGGACGCTAAGGAAGCGCCCGAGTTCAAGCAAAAAGTTCTCGACCTCATAGCCAAGGAGGACTGTCGTAAGGCTGTGATCGATCTTTCCAAGCTGAAATTCATCGACAGCTCCGGCCTGGGATCCATTTTGGGAATATCCAGAAGCTTGCAGCACCGCGGGGGAAGCTTGAAGCTCGCTTGCATGTCGCCTACAGTTAAGGGAATGTTCGAGCTGGTTTCCATGCATAAGATTTTCGAGATCTATAAAAGTGTGGATGAAGCTGTAAAATCATTTCAGGAACATGTTCACAAATCATGA
- a CDS encoding magnesium transporter, whose protein sequence is MQINVHKELEKFDLNQPIKNSLSGQCLSLKEEWTVAEATDYLKSLTDKVELRWFYVVNPKNQLSGVISSHNLLLAKAHETLKSVMDTETITVAAEAPFRVAIRMMNENQLLSLPVIDHDNNFLGIVEMKASPEAATDERHPLKRKKRLYNDIFQLIGVSIERAENKNAFAAFAIRMPWLFSNLFSGFVCLAISKYFEATLQSAIVLAMFIPLVLTLSESVSMQALTLSLGLTHRRIISVGDVFFKLLQEIKTSALLGTASFLIVLLVSLLIINEGIPYLTIGLSIFLSMVFSACLGVVIPVGVKFLKLNPEIAAGPLVLTIADILTTFVYMSLATYFLT, encoded by the coding sequence ATGCAGATAAATGTCCACAAAGAGCTTGAAAAGTTTGATTTGAATCAACCGATCAAAAACTCTCTATCCGGCCAGTGCCTGTCACTCAAGGAAGAGTGGACTGTCGCCGAGGCGACCGACTACCTTAAGAGTTTGACAGACAAAGTCGAATTGCGCTGGTTTTACGTTGTCAATCCAAAGAATCAGCTTTCCGGGGTGATCTCCTCCCACAACCTTTTGCTGGCGAAGGCGCATGAAACGCTTAAAAGTGTGATGGATACCGAGACCATTACGGTAGCAGCCGAAGCTCCATTCCGCGTTGCCATCCGTATGATGAACGAAAATCAACTTCTCTCACTCCCTGTGATCGATCACGACAATAATTTTCTTGGCATCGTTGAGATGAAAGCAAGTCCCGAAGCTGCCACGGACGAGCGGCATCCCTTGAAAAGAAAAAAAAGACTCTATAACGATATCTTCCAACTGATCGGGGTATCGATCGAAAGAGCGGAGAACAAAAATGCCTTTGCCGCGTTCGCTATTCGGATGCCATGGCTTTTCAGCAATCTGTTCTCCGGCTTTGTCTGCCTCGCCATCTCCAAATACTTCGAAGCCACCCTGCAGAGCGCCATTGTTTTAGCGATGTTCATCCCCCTTGTTCTCACTCTGTCGGAATCGGTTTCGATGCAAGCTTTGACCCTAAGTTTAGGGCTCACCCATCGGAGGATCATCTCGGTTGGGGATGTGTTTTTCAAGCTTCTTCAGGAAATTAAGACGTCCGCTCTGCTGGGAACCGCATCGTTTCTGATAGTGTTGCTCGTGTCCTTATTGATTATCAACGAAGGGATTCCCTATTTGACCATCGGGTTATCAATTTTCCTGTCGATGGTATTCAGCGCCTGCCTGGGAGTGGTGATCCCTGTGGGGGTGAAGTTTCTCAAACTCAACCCTGAAATTGCCGCTGGCCCCTTGGTCTTGACGATAGCGGATATTTTGACCACGTTTGTCTATATGAGCCTGGCGACTTATTTTCTGACCTAA
- a CDS encoding sensor histidine kinase gives MFSFRQKIFISYIGVFLLFLVLLFPFATKTVDEIVAKTMSDRADEMIVKLKEAKTDDALIRRMKELKWMIFFRVSIITDERKVLYDSHAKKLLGPSFSQDYTLDHPEVAQAFRVGVGYYEGYSRLFKQDFAYMAKAFDFHGKTYVLRMAFPYRYIISLTRDFEIGFLGLATLVLLLFSIMTWFIINHLTNPIQQIIRAVKPYQEGTQNVIPEIRIRSSNTKDDFGKLAMTLNSLSQRIQSHINSLTMERNEKEAVLESLVEGVVAVDNSMVVQFANAMALKFLEKDKDTILGKNFSSSEKPSWEELLKRCQDKEEVLKISERLKIEGRTLFLDIVAAPKKARSGAILVIQDNTSQHKILEMRKDFIANASHELKTPITVIRGFAETLHDNPELPLETTTEITGKIVRSCERMTTLIKDLLTLADIEHLQESRLVPCDIIEILEVCVSMLQDAHPTAEVIFNLGQTDSIAISADKQLMELALWNLLENAAKYSNPPAHITVLVEDRSEDVVITIADKGIGIPPEDVEHIFQRFYTVNRMHSKKMGGAGLGLSLVETIISKHNGKISVESEVGKGTTFTIRLPKRPSTN, from the coding sequence ATGTTCAGCTTTCGTCAGAAGATCTTCATTTCCTACATCGGTGTTTTTCTTCTTTTTCTAGTTCTTCTGTTTCCGTTCGCGACCAAGACTGTCGATGAGATCGTTGCCAAGACGATGTCGGATCGTGCCGATGAAATGATCGTCAAACTTAAAGAGGCAAAAACAGATGACGCCCTCATCAGGCGCATGAAAGAACTGAAATGGATGATCTTTTTCAGGGTCAGCATCATTACCGACGAGCGTAAAGTTCTCTACGATTCCCATGCAAAAAAGCTGCTCGGTCCCAGTTTCAGTCAGGATTATACTCTCGACCATCCCGAAGTTGCTCAAGCCTTCCGAGTCGGGGTCGGCTACTATGAAGGCTACTCAAGGTTATTCAAGCAAGATTTTGCCTATATGGCCAAGGCCTTTGACTTTCATGGCAAAACATATGTGCTCAGGATGGCCTTTCCGTACAGGTACATCATCTCATTGACCCGGGACTTTGAGATAGGCTTCTTGGGTCTTGCGACTTTGGTGTTGTTGCTGTTTTCCATCATGACATGGTTTATCATCAATCACCTGACAAACCCCATCCAGCAAATCATCCGGGCGGTGAAACCTTATCAGGAAGGAACTCAGAACGTAATTCCTGAGATCCGCATCCGCTCCAGTAATACCAAAGACGATTTCGGCAAACTCGCCATGACGTTGAATTCTCTTTCACAAAGGATTCAGAGTCACATCAACTCGCTGACAATGGAGAGAAATGAAAAAGAAGCCGTCTTGGAGTCTTTAGTTGAAGGTGTTGTCGCGGTGGATAACTCCATGGTTGTTCAGTTTGCAAACGCGATGGCGCTTAAGTTTTTGGAAAAGGATAAAGACACTATTTTGGGGAAGAATTTCTCGTCTTCGGAAAAACCTTCTTGGGAGGAGTTGCTGAAGAGGTGTCAGGATAAGGAAGAGGTACTTAAGATTTCCGAGCGGCTTAAAATTGAGGGAAGGACTCTTTTCCTCGATATTGTCGCAGCACCCAAGAAAGCGCGATCGGGGGCCATTTTAGTTATCCAGGATAACACGTCCCAGCATAAAATTCTTGAGATGCGAAAAGACTTTATTGCCAACGCATCCCATGAGCTCAAGACACCCATTACAGTGATCCGCGGGTTTGCCGAAACCCTGCATGACAACCCGGAACTGCCCTTAGAGACCACTACAGAGATCACTGGGAAAATCGTGAGAAGCTGCGAGCGGATGACCACGCTCATCAAAGATCTCTTGACGCTCGCCGATATCGAGCATCTTCAAGAATCGCGGCTTGTTCCCTGCGACATCATTGAGATCCTGGAAGTGTGTGTATCGATGCTGCAAGATGCACATCCGACAGCCGAAGTCATCTTCAACTTGGGGCAAACAGATTCGATTGCTATTTCGGCAGACAAGCAGTTGATGGAGCTGGCTCTTTGGAATTTGCTTGAGAATGCGGCGAAGTACTCTAATCCCCCTGCGCATATCACGGTGCTCGTGGAAGATCGATCCGAAGATGTGGTGATTACCATTGCCGACAAGGGAATCGGCATCCCTCCGGAAGATGTCGAACATATCTTCCAACGTTTTTATACAGTTAACCGCATGCACTCCAAGAAAATGGGAGGGGCCGGCCTTGGGTTGTCGCTTGTCGAGACGATCATCAGCAAGCACAACGGAAAAATCTCGGTCGAGTCCGAAGTGGGCAAAGGGACGACTTTCACAATTCGTTTGCCTAAGAGACCGTCCACAAACTGA
- a CDS encoding tetratricopeptide repeat protein has product MRKIAFVLMLVVSAALAFVAARYLPNQLETFDIKDVQPESWPRGALLEEKNEDIALADAPRKRWNSPETSLATSNEEESSQGETIGGESDESDKEAEPEPGIDSHEELKTKEEPETPPQKEAPSKSAEDEAEAYATAERLFKKGDEGKFLLYTEKNKKYLNPNTEFGQKWLSLLLDHAIEKKDESQLVILSQFAPGLFKNNEEASLLLAKAFIDSARDESYRKLRNSWKGSEQNEAGWLVLDADAYLFEGKRMEAIELLKSRQFEGKQDVPRLFRLALMQIAENPKTAFEYLTKAKELDPQNTEVLSYRGRILEMAGKGDQAFSEYFSAWYQKPLDPKTVEQLSDFYIRQGRFDRALDVLEANLDRTNDSALLSKALFLSKTVKPLKEVKKVEASDPASNQYVQYLANLRPWEFWDESQFERLSKQENLSLSEQSAFWLQLLSYLRKDEKQQALELLKNNPFSNQSWNPSLELALKSILTYQLYGSPALKGKDIPLSKLEIKLRESLQNKANPGFISRVNSYALKSEEDPYITLRQEDKDMLLSHMAYVAALLETGWTEAALDMFNESAKEAAPDSVLVNLTKAYGTNRSIAKALEFAKRQRESNELNYTIAELLIRDGQVEPAIKLLSEVKDEKGNLSQQAAWLRTLAYIEKGDFARARNEIQLNAGLDQSLKGKELLAKAALLEGKVDLADAIYADIAGESMEAKSYLARRYFERGNIALSKKLTLELLENNPGSEVLRKNLKMIEKQEGTPR; this is encoded by the coding sequence ATGCGAAAGATCGCTTTCGTCCTTATGCTTGTTGTATCAGCGGCTTTAGCTTTTGTCGCGGCAAGATATTTACCCAATCAGCTGGAAACATTCGACATTAAGGATGTTCAGCCCGAATCCTGGCCTAGAGGAGCCCTTCTTGAGGAGAAAAACGAAGATATCGCCCTGGCGGATGCTCCCAGAAAGAGATGGAATTCTCCGGAAACTTCTTTAGCAACATCGAATGAAGAAGAATCATCCCAAGGTGAGACGATTGGTGGGGAAAGCGATGAGAGCGACAAAGAGGCAGAGCCCGAGCCGGGAATAGACTCCCATGAGGAGCTGAAGACGAAAGAAGAGCCGGAGACTCCACCTCAAAAGGAAGCGCCCTCGAAATCGGCAGAAGATGAAGCGGAAGCTTACGCAACGGCAGAGAGGCTTTTCAAAAAAGGGGATGAAGGCAAGTTCCTTCTCTACACGGAAAAAAATAAAAAATATCTCAATCCGAATACCGAGTTCGGACAAAAATGGCTCTCTCTTCTTCTAGATCATGCGATCGAGAAAAAAGACGAGTCGCAGCTTGTCATTTTATCTCAGTTTGCGCCGGGTCTTTTCAAAAATAACGAGGAAGCATCTCTTCTTTTAGCTAAAGCTTTTATCGACTCTGCAAGAGACGAAAGTTATAGGAAACTGAGAAATTCATGGAAAGGATCTGAGCAAAACGAAGCGGGCTGGCTTGTTCTTGATGCGGACGCCTATCTCTTCGAGGGAAAGCGCATGGAGGCCATAGAGCTGCTTAAGTCCAGGCAATTTGAGGGCAAACAGGATGTCCCCAGGCTTTTCAGGCTGGCTCTAATGCAGATAGCTGAGAACCCAAAGACTGCCTTTGAGTATTTGACAAAAGCCAAGGAACTGGATCCCCAAAATACGGAAGTTCTTTCCTATAGAGGCCGCATTTTGGAGATGGCCGGTAAGGGAGATCAGGCTTTCTCGGAATATTTCTCAGCATGGTATCAAAAGCCGCTCGATCCTAAAACTGTAGAACAGCTCTCGGATTTTTACATCAGGCAAGGCAGGTTTGACAGAGCTCTGGATGTTTTGGAAGCCAATCTTGACAGAACAAATGACAGCGCGCTCTTATCTAAAGCGCTTTTCCTCAGTAAAACTGTAAAACCTTTGAAAGAGGTCAAAAAGGTCGAAGCTTCAGATCCGGCTTCAAACCAGTACGTGCAGTATCTTGCCAACTTAAGGCCGTGGGAGTTTTGGGATGAATCTCAGTTTGAAAGGCTGAGCAAGCAAGAAAATCTGAGCTTGTCTGAGCAATCTGCTTTTTGGCTTCAGCTTTTAAGTTACTTGCGCAAGGATGAAAAACAACAAGCTCTTGAGCTTCTCAAAAATAATCCGTTTTCCAATCAGTCCTGGAATCCCTCCTTGGAGCTAGCCTTAAAAAGCATCCTTACCTACCAGCTCTATGGATCCCCTGCCTTAAAAGGCAAAGACATACCGCTCTCCAAGCTGGAAATTAAGCTGAGAGAGTCTCTGCAAAACAAAGCCAATCCAGGGTTTATCTCCAGAGTTAATTCCTATGCACTGAAATCGGAAGAAGATCCGTACATCACTCTGCGTCAGGAAGACAAAGATATGCTTCTCAGCCATATGGCCTATGTCGCCGCTCTCTTAGAAACAGGCTGGACGGAAGCAGCGTTGGATATGTTCAACGAAAGTGCTAAAGAGGCTGCCCCTGACTCGGTGCTTGTGAATTTGACGAAAGCCTATGGCACCAACCGATCCATAGCTAAAGCTCTCGAATTTGCCAAAAGGCAAAGGGAGTCTAATGAATTAAATTACACGATTGCAGAACTTCTCATCCGCGACGGACAAGTTGAGCCGGCCATAAAACTACTCAGCGAAGTGAAAGATGAAAAAGGCAATTTAAGCCAACAAGCAGCATGGCTGCGGACGCTGGCCTACATTGAGAAGGGAGATTTTGCTAGGGCGCGCAATGAGATACAGCTCAACGCAGGTTTAGACCAGAGCCTGAAAGGTAAAGAGCTTTTAGCTAAAGCAGCTCTGTTAGAGGGAAAAGTGGATTTAGCCGATGCAATCTACGCAGACATTGCCGGTGAATCGATGGAAGCTAAATCGTATCTGGCAAGGCGTTACTTTGAGCGTGGGAATATCGCCTTGTCGAAGAAGTTAACGCTTGAACTTTTAGAAAATAATCCGGGCAGTGAAGTTCTAAGAAAAAATCTGAAGATGATCGAAAAACAAGAGGGGACCCCTAGATAA
- a CDS encoding AAA family ATPase, producing MNSAEVNDLESLGQEIKQRSETLRIAREEISKVIVGQSKVIDSLFIALLCNGHILLEGVPGLAKTLIATTLSKVIDLDFKRVQFTPDLLPADLTGTVIYNPKEAVFTVKKGPIFTNLLLADEINRAPAKVQSALLEVMQERQVTIGGETFKAASPYLVIATQNPVEQEGTYPLPEAQTDRFLMKVKINYPSMEEEKRILASMASLKETPKVSQVIKGEDILGLRDLVERIYIDEKIIDYILAIIFATRRPKEFGADIEGLLAFGASPRASIALKNASKAHAFLSGRAFVTPHDIKQVAFDVLRHRLRRSYEAEAENLTPEDIIDRIFKAIPVP from the coding sequence ATGAACAGCGCTGAAGTCAACGATCTTGAAAGCCTTGGACAAGAAATCAAACAGCGGTCAGAAACGCTCCGTATCGCCAGAGAGGAGATATCCAAGGTCATCGTAGGGCAAAGTAAGGTGATCGACAGTCTCTTTATCGCACTTCTTTGCAACGGACATATCCTTTTGGAGGGTGTGCCCGGGCTTGCCAAGACATTGATCGCGACGACTCTGTCGAAAGTGATCGACCTGGATTTTAAACGCGTTCAGTTCACGCCCGACCTTTTGCCCGCAGACCTTACGGGGACAGTCATCTATAATCCCAAGGAGGCGGTTTTCACCGTAAAAAAAGGACCCATCTTCACCAATTTACTTTTGGCCGATGAAATCAACCGGGCACCTGCCAAAGTGCAGTCGGCCCTCTTGGAGGTCATGCAAGAGAGGCAAGTTACCATTGGGGGAGAAACGTTTAAAGCCGCATCGCCCTACCTGGTCATCGCGACACAAAACCCGGTTGAGCAGGAGGGGACTTATCCTCTGCCCGAAGCGCAGACAGACCGTTTCCTGATGAAGGTTAAAATCAACTATCCCTCCATGGAGGAGGAGAAGAGAATCCTCGCCAGCATGGCCTCCCTGAAGGAGACACCTAAGGTGAGCCAGGTGATCAAAGGGGAAGATATTCTTGGGCTGCGAGATCTGGTGGAAAGGATCTATATCGACGAGAAAATCATCGACTATATCCTTGCCATCATCTTTGCCACAAGAAGACCTAAAGAGTTTGGAGCCGATATTGAAGGCTTACTGGCATTCGGCGCTTCACCAAGGGCCAGCATCGCACTGAAAAATGCTTCCAAGGCACATGCTTTTCTTTCCGGAAGAGCGTTTGTCACTCCTCATGATATCAAGCAGGTGGCCTTTGACGTCTTAAGACATCGTCTTAGGAGAAGTTATGAGGCCGAGGCGGAGAATCTGACCCCTGAGGACATCATCGATAGAATCTTTAAAGCAATCCCTGTGCCCTGA
- a CDS encoding DUF58 domain-containing protein, with amino-acid sequence MATIPKEILEEIRRIEIQSIHLAEDLLAGAYRSIFRGTGMEFEEVRDYVPGDDIRSIDWNVTARLNHPYVKVFREERELPIIVTQDISTSMLGGSGKSTKQKVAATLTALLSFSALRSNDKVGLLLFSDKVEGYLSPKKGFRHVLRVIRDVLISSSKESKTDMLSAIKFLISTQKKAAIIFIISDFLAPLRGKELAALSKRADVVGLCLVDPWEVQVPPLGLTLIKDPETGITDYVDLASPEYPLPYSEALQKNRDEWKQCFLKAGAQFLTVKTDESPVNALRKFFGYRKVRS; translated from the coding sequence ATGGCAACCATACCTAAAGAGATCTTAGAAGAAATCCGCCGTATAGAGATACAGTCTATACACCTTGCCGAAGATCTCCTTGCAGGAGCTTATCGCTCCATCTTCAGGGGAACCGGTATGGAATTCGAAGAGGTGCGAGACTACGTACCCGGAGATGATATCCGCAGTATCGACTGGAATGTGACCGCCAGGCTAAACCATCCCTATGTCAAAGTGTTCAGGGAGGAGCGCGAGCTTCCAATCATCGTCACTCAAGACATATCCACTTCAATGCTGGGAGGCAGCGGAAAGAGCACGAAGCAAAAGGTTGCGGCCACCCTCACCGCGCTTCTCTCCTTCTCTGCCCTGCGCAGCAATGACAAAGTCGGTCTTCTGCTCTTCTCGGATAAAGTGGAGGGGTATCTCTCACCGAAAAAGGGTTTCCGACATGTTCTTCGGGTCATAAGGGATGTGTTGATCTCCAGTTCTAAGGAGAGCAAGACGGACATGCTTTCAGCGATTAAGTTTTTGATTAGTACGCAAAAAAAAGCGGCTATTATTTTTATTATTTCCGACTTTTTAGCCCCTCTAAGAGGAAAGGAGCTGGCCGCATTATCCAAGAGAGCCGATGTGGTCGGACTTTGCCTTGTCGACCCATGGGAAGTGCAGGTGCCGCCTCTGGGACTGACTCTTATCAAAGACCCCGAGACCGGGATCACAGACTACGTCGATCTTGCAAGTCCGGAGTATCCATTGCCCTATTCGGAAGCGCTTCAAAAAAATAGGGATGAATGGAAGCAGTGTTTCTTGAAAGCCGGAGCGCAATTTTTAACGGTTAAAACGGATGAGTCGCCGGTTAACGCCTTAAGGAAGTTCTTTGGCTACAGAAAGGTAAGGAGTTAG
- a CDS encoding ATP-binding SpoIIE family protein phosphatase encodes MSSSSLDNDTGLSSPQFSEKKRRTIGKGDETILIVDDDPLIRSLLEQSLTQAGFEIIVAKDGDHALHLMKSVRVAAIVCDQKMPGMAGLEVLKTVAEIEPDVVRVLMTASPDSGVAIRAVNEGKVYQFIEKPWDEALLIQTMKGAVRQYKLVHENKTLQTLLLEKHNALTQSLKNLHQEIKMASIIHETLLVGSVPKGINGMSIEAVTVPSKGIDGDFFDFFNQGGRVFDIAVGDVMGKGITASVVGTAVKTQLLRFANPVSALYGDSEKAPMRLTPQEIVFKLSHEIADKLMRLEYFVCLIYGRFDLDRQIFSFVDCGTPGPIHFSHALQRAKYAECKNYPIGIVSPKKYAYNELSFAPNDLFVFCSDGVTEARSPEGEVFGSSRLLEIVENSARLEPKDLIELIQDTVLSFAQKDHYDDDLSLIVVRIDEGIEEGKIAKEISFSSRLEELGRLRCCLRERLREWNYSDEEFALKLELVANEVFCNIVEHGYSFKENGKIFVDIRKEKGGVCMEFFDKGDSLEPSRLIHAELSPEKSQGFGLYIIKTVCDLVEYQCKNSKQKWNRLKVLKTYPSGG; translated from the coding sequence ATGTCATCTTCTTCCCTGGATAACGATACCGGTCTTTCTTCCCCTCAATTTTCGGAAAAGAAGAGAAGAACGATAGGAAAAGGGGATGAGACGATTCTGATTGTCGACGACGATCCTCTGATCAGAAGCTTGCTTGAGCAATCGTTGACTCAAGCGGGCTTTGAGATCATTGTAGCCAAAGATGGCGACCATGCGCTCCACTTGATGAAAAGTGTCAGGGTTGCCGCCATTGTCTGTGATCAGAAGATGCCGGGAATGGCCGGTCTTGAAGTACTCAAAACGGTGGCAGAGATAGAGCCTGACGTGGTTCGTGTCTTGATGACGGCCTCGCCCGACTCCGGGGTGGCCATACGCGCTGTCAATGAAGGAAAAGTGTATCAGTTCATTGAAAAACCCTGGGACGAAGCTTTGCTGATACAAACGATGAAAGGAGCTGTCAGGCAATATAAGCTTGTGCACGAGAACAAGACGCTGCAAACCTTGCTTCTTGAAAAGCACAATGCTCTAACGCAGTCCCTTAAAAACCTCCATCAGGAAATCAAGATGGCCTCCATCATTCACGAAACCCTTTTAGTCGGTTCGGTGCCGAAGGGAATTAACGGAATGAGCATTGAGGCGGTTACAGTGCCCTCGAAAGGAATCGACGGCGATTTTTTTGATTTTTTCAACCAGGGAGGACGCGTCTTTGACATTGCGGTCGGGGATGTGATGGGAAAAGGAATTACCGCTTCAGTTGTAGGCACGGCCGTCAAAACCCAGCTTTTAAGGTTTGCCAACCCTGTTTCGGCACTCTATGGGGATTCAGAAAAGGCACCTATGAGGCTTACTCCGCAAGAGATTGTCTTCAAGCTCAGTCACGAAATCGCCGACAAGCTGATGCGACTTGAGTATTTTGTTTGCCTGATCTACGGGAGGTTCGACCTGGACCGCCAGATTTTTTCATTCGTCGATTGTGGTACGCCAGGACCTATCCACTTCTCTCATGCACTTCAAAGAGCAAAGTATGCCGAATGTAAAAATTACCCGATAGGGATTGTATCACCCAAGAAATACGCCTACAACGAGCTCTCGTTTGCTCCCAACGATCTCTTTGTTTTTTGCTCTGATGGCGTTACGGAGGCGAGATCTCCTGAAGGGGAGGTGTTTGGAAGCTCGAGGCTTCTTGAAATCGTTGAAAATTCCGCTCGGCTTGAGCCTAAGGATTTGATCGAGCTGATCCAGGATACTGTGCTTAGCTTTGCGCAAAAAGATCACTACGATGACGACTTAAGTTTGATTGTTGTCAGGATTGATGAGGGTATCGAAGAAGGAAAGATAGCCAAAGAAATCTCATTCAGCAGCCGCCTGGAAGAGCTGGGACGGCTTAGATGCTGCCTTAGAGAGAGATTGCGTGAATGGAATTATTCTGATGAAGAATTTGCCCTGAAGCTTGAGCTTGTGGCAAACGAAGTTTTTTGCAACATTGTTGAACATGGCTACTCCTTCAAGGAAAATGGAAAGATTTTTGTAGATATACGAAAAGAGAAGGGCGGAGTCTGTATGGAATTTTTTGATAAAGGCGATTCTTTGGAACCCTCTCGACTGATTCACGCTGAACTCTCTCCGGAGAAAAGTCAGGGGTTTGGCCTCTACATCATCAAAACAGTGTGCGACCTGGTGGAATACCAGTGCAAAAACAGCAAGCAGAAGTGGAATAGGTTGAAGGTGTTAAAAACGTATCCTTCAGGAGGATAA
- a CDS encoding glycosyltransferase: MILLSIVVIGNQAEESLRDCLSSCLSMHMSEGVLEVIYIDAKASSQNIAIARELGVRTLILKDTNASQAHCKNLALKAASGEFVFFISPKSIIHPDFGMRAIEEFKEMSVGIVIGSVRELNPARSLYCSIVDLQLRRLEGLLPYVSGDMVLRKSSLDDVGGFDERLNGSETEDISYRLHKKGWLLRSLDVPMSLINSRIDTVCQCVQEAYAKGYTYAPLFGKYQAEPSPCPKDLLLSPLRFAWIFVLSVICPFVLSFIFPAHAGAFFVVFILLFSLGFLFLAVRFYLFTSLVEESRILRFWYTLHHFVVSLPITLGWLAYSLDQLIGRKRS; this comes from the coding sequence ATGATTCTTCTTTCGATAGTGGTCATAGGGAACCAGGCTGAGGAGTCTTTAAGGGACTGTCTTTCATCTTGTCTCTCCATGCATATGTCGGAAGGCGTCTTGGAAGTAATCTACATCGATGCGAAGGCATCTTCCCAAAACATCGCCATCGCCAGGGAATTGGGCGTACGCACTCTTATCCTAAAAGACACAAACGCCAGTCAAGCCCATTGTAAGAATCTTGCTCTCAAAGCAGCCTCTGGGGAATTCGTGTTTTTTATCAGTCCGAAATCCATAATCCATCCGGATTTTGGGATGCGGGCTATAGAAGAGTTTAAGGAGATGAGCGTTGGAATTGTGATCGGTTCGGTGCGTGAACTGAATCCTGCGAGATCACTCTACTGCAGCATTGTCGATCTTCAGCTAAGACGGCTTGAAGGTCTACTTCCTTATGTTTCCGGGGATATGGTTTTACGCAAGTCATCTCTTGACGATGTAGGGGGATTCGACGAGCGTTTAAATGGCTCGGAGACAGAGGATATCAGTTACCGTCTTCACAAAAAGGGGTGGCTGCTGCGTTCTTTGGATGTTCCCATGTCTTTGATAAACAGTCGAATTGACACCGTCTGTCAATGTGTACAAGAGGCTTATGCGAAGGGGTACACCTATGCGCCCCTTTTCGGGAAGTACCAAGCCGAGCCGAGTCCTTGTCCTAAAGATCTCTTGCTCAGCCCTCTTCGTTTTGCCTGGATCTTTGTTCTGAGTGTCATATGCCCGTTTGTATTGAGTTTTATTTTTCCCGCCCATGCCGGGGCATTTTTTGTCGTTTTTATTTTGCTTTTTTCCCTTGGTTTTCTCTTTTTGGCGGTGCGCTTCTATCTTTTCACTTCCCTTGTTGAAGAGAGCCGCATTCTCAGATTTTGGTACACGCTCCATCATTTTGTCGTAAGTCTTCCTATCACCCTGGGGTGGCTGGCCTATTCGTTAGACCAGTTGATCGGTCGGAAACGCTCTTAA